A region from the Benincasa hispida cultivar B227 chromosome 8, ASM972705v1, whole genome shotgun sequence genome encodes:
- the LOC120083990 gene encoding uncharacterized protein LOC120083990: protein MDFEQILNLFDLFWFESKIFNKHPFSSKEIAGAESRRRLRGRRMRGWESRSLLELELEELKGFMDLGFVFSEEDKGSSLASIVPGLNRIGKREEEEEERKFCSEISRPYLSEAWKAMEEEEDEEELKKSLMMKWKFPSNQMHMKVHLKWWAHVVASTVR from the coding sequence ATGGACTTTGAGCAAATTCTCAATCTCTTCGATTTATTCTGGTTCGAGAGCAAAATCTTCAACAAACACCCCTTTTCGAGCAAAGAAATTGCGGGAGCGGAGTCGAGGAGGAGGCTTAGAGGGAGAAGAATGAGGGGATGGGAAAGTAGGAGCcttttggagctggaattagaGGAGCTGAAAGGGTTTATGGATTTAGGATTTGTTTTCTCCGAGGAGGATAAAGGTTCGAGCTTGGCGTCCATAGTTCCGGGGTTGAATCGAATaggaaaaagggaagaagaagaagaagaaagaaagtttTGTAGTGAAATTTCGAGGCCTTATCTTTCAGAAGCTTGGAAGGctatggaggaagaagaagacgagGAGGAATTGAAGAAGTCATTGATGATGAAATGGAAGTTTCCTTCTAACCAGATGCATATGAAAGTACATCTCAAATGGTGGGCTCATGTTGTTGCTTCAACTGTTAGATGA